A genomic stretch from Caloenas nicobarica isolate bCalNic1 chromosome 3, bCalNic1.hap1, whole genome shotgun sequence includes:
- the LOC135986551 gene encoding serine/arginine repetitive matrix protein 1-like — protein MPSQLPNEYGRRPAIQLRQKLMTVLQRIAEALGQAGRKHRPPPRGKLPLIAPATGGSAADASSPRRPPPRVGCAPADFSNCAEPCAPAAEQMRGAGAGNARDAPAARPFSGAGLRSRHRSGPGRPSGGCQRPGEQRGPSDVPATAAARRPGRRRGKRCRWQRGSGPGSPDPSSRSSPENHALPKFKSPPVLRLREQHPAPRRSLRPNRPHRGSVRRPPPPRRSSRALRPVPARSRPAPVQGTPPRNRPARAVPGRDPRHGETPPRPARRRDAPMLGEDATTDGAAGALSPRCPGTRPRRRRSPHAAAPAPPFPPLPERGHPAPTAAPSLPPYLFQR, from the coding sequence ACGGTGCTTCAAAGGATCGCGGAGGCGCTCGGCCAAGCCGGCCGCAAACACCGCCCCCCACCGCGGGGAAAGCTGCCCCTGATCGCCCCGGCGACCGGGGGCAGCGCGGCAGATGCGTCCAGCCCCCGGCGCCCGCCTCCGCGCGTCGGATGCGCGCCCGCGGACTTTTCCAACTGCGCCGAGCCCTGCGCGCCCGCGGCGGAGCAGATGCGCGGAGCCGGCGCTGGTAACGCGCGGGACGCACCCGCCGCCCGCCCCTTCTCGGGTGCCGGGCTGCGGTCCCGCCACCGCtcggggccgggccgcccctCCGGGGGCTGTCAGAGGCCGGGGGAGCAGCGCGGCCCTTCCGACGTACCCGCAACCGCCGCGGCACGGCGAccgggaaggagaaggggaaagcgGTGTAGGTGGCAGCGCGGCTCCGGCCCCGGCTCCCCCGACCCGTCCTCGCGGAGCAGCCCCGAGAATCACGCGCTCCCAAAATTTAAATCGCCGCCGGTACTGCGGCTCCGCGAGCAGCATCCCGCGCCCCGCCGCTCTCTCCGGCCAAACCGGCCGCACAGAGGGTCGGTCCGCCgtccccctcctccccgccgcTCCTCCCGCGCTCTGCGGCCGGTGCCAGCCCGCAGCCGCCCCGCGCCGGTACAGGGCACGCCGCCGCGCAACCGTCCTGcccgggctgtgccggggcgAGACCCACGCCACGGCGAGACCCCGCCACGGCCAGCGCGGCGCCGGGACGCGCCGATGCTGGGGGAGGACGCCACAACCGACGGCGCGGCTGGCGCGCTCTCGCCCCGCTGCCCGGGGACCCGTCCCCGACGGCGCCGGTCCCCGCACGCAGCGGCGCCGGCACCCCCATTCCCTCCGCTGCCTGAGCGGGGGCATCCCGCCCCGACGGCGgccccctccctgcctccctACCTTTTTCAGCGCTGA